The following proteins are co-located in the Paralichthys olivaceus isolate ysfri-2021 chromosome 10, ASM2471397v2, whole genome shotgun sequence genome:
- the fhip1b gene encoding FHF complex subunit HOOK-interacting protein 1B, whose translation MSWLSRLNPRGSGSRSGQSAAPSSPCTADPETCLMVFENHWRQVSWVLEQHEPSSSSDDLTAVRNHTDQMLCLLAEERPAESPEGGPSVPPMGPILELVVTENILECLVKWHLRRGLDPDSQGALLKLFEMLIGQSQQPLLQHTGVLHPLLRLLGACADPDLGCPLVLENSLVLLLNQVCVTMARQPVVLEMLFRAAPAQQGSTNLLIFSLLVPFIHRDGAIGQQARDALLLVMAASASHEAVARYIAENSYFCPVLATGLSALYSSLPRKIEVRGDDWHALRREDWIGVSSIVLFMNSLEFCNAVVQVAHPLVRYQLLDYLHNGFLVPVMGPALHKSSVDEMIASTAYLDLFLRSVTETSLLKTFLRFILLHCHDNDTILDTLLTRISSNSRLCMVSLSLFRTLLSLHCEDIMLQLVLRYLLPCTHVMLSQRRAIRETDIYGKSADKFLSLIPECCRLDATPSAERDEDNAFWGKVLNSPTTESPAPPRPSTPSRLAFFIRQQSSGGGSGGGGPSTPTSMEPLQSGPASSHPLSPESPMHQLQTHTECLDWDSGYLEYLRDARRGIELCSWACRDWSAPYDGENPSSITAPPPPPPPTSNPSMAMLPEHFSFHQGGSSNTPPVQQRAAIVAAARSEWSSSERDSGEWDITIGKNSCISLTPRSKKRSLQREELLPKPVPPLVPSSSSSAAPLTSSHGASSPAPHLPTSAITVSYQAMYNGTMGQGDGCSDSRDRGLEVKKVKRDLGEQQYLDENSNQNGSLVTRPSQSHSSLPQSIFNSSDISDAKSLCPKQIPSQSSISQQTSDTKLLTSDTSNPHSVTSDLPEANQTQQSVESLIEELLEQAPGDPQVPADTNGQGISIEAFTQELRELEDRVKERCRTACLQEGANRESLTAERQEEEQQPPSALEPKLISDTKAEGNVVGLCSPARPLNQPASQPYTGPFMVVLFAKLENMLQNSLYVNILLTGIVAQLACYPQPLLRSFLLNTNMVFQPSVKSLIQVLGSVKNRIEAFAASHEDFPAMLKKAQQYLVARGKVDWTDSPAAVPPLRRSDSLVKSRKPSLGDLILRHTNSPTRARHAAQLALAHVRDGGQSLTSALFRGSGGASGLEKQAEALRVKNAVYCAVIFCEFLKELAALAQEHAVTLPFPQSQEAEE comes from the exons ATGAGCTGGCTGAGCAGGTTGAACCCGCGGGGCTCTGGCAGTCGGTCTGGCCAGAGCGCCGCCCCCTCCAGCCCCTGCACCGCTGACCCAGAGACCTGCCTCATGGtgtttgagaaccactggaGACAG GTCTCTTGGGTGCTGGAGCAGCACGAGCCTTCATCGTCCAGCGACGACCTGACAGCAGTGAGGAATCACACAGACCAGATGTTGTGTCTGCTGGCAGAGGAGAGGCCGGCTGAGAGCCCGGAGGGCGGCCCCAGTGTGCCCCCCATGGGCCCCATACTGGAGCTGGTCGTCACTGAGAATATTCTGGAGTGCCTGGTTAAGTGGCACCTTCGCCGCGGCTTGGATCCCGACAGCCAGGGGGCGCTGCTCAAGCTGTTTGAGATGCTCATCGGCCAGTCCCAGCAGCCTCTGCTACAGCACACAGGCGTTCTCCACCCCTTGCTGAGGCTGCTGGGAGCTTGTGCTGACCCAGATCTTGGTTGTCCTCTGGTCCTGGAGAACAGCCTGGTACTTCTGCTCAACCAG GTGTGCGTGACCATGGCCCGGCAGCCAGTGGTTCTAGAGATGTTGTTCCGGGCAGCACCAGCTCAGCAGGGCTCCACCAACCTGCTGATCTTCTCTCTCCTCGTGCCATTCATCCACCGCGACGGAGCGATCGGACAGCAGGCCAGAGATGCGCTGTTGCTGGTGATGGCGGCCTCGGCCAGCCACGAGGCTGTGGCACGCTACATCGCTGAGAACTCCTATTTCTGTCCG gTGTTAGCAACGGGCCTCAGCGCTCTCTACTCCTCTCTGCCCAGAAAGATTGAGGTTCGGGGAGACGACTGGCACGCCCTGCGGCGGGAGGACTGGATCGGCGTGTCGTCAATCGTACTGTTCATGAACTCGCTGGAGTTCTGCAACGCTGTGGTGCAAGTCGCTCACCCCCTGGTCCGCTACCAGCTCCTGGACTACCTCCACAATGGCTTCCTCGTACCTGTCATGGGCCCCGCCCTTCACAAG tcgTCGGTGGATGAGATGATTGCCAGCACCGCCTACCTGGACCTATTCCTGCGTAGTGTGACAGAGACTTCCCTCCTCAAAACCTTCCTGCGCTTCATCCTGCTCCATTGCCACGACAACGACACCATCCTGGACACACTGCTCACACGCATCAGCAGCAATTCAAGG ctgtgcATGGTCTCACTGAGCCTCTTCAggactctgctctctctgcacTGTGAAGACATCATGCTGCAGCTTGTTCTCAG GTATTTACTGCCCTGTACCCATGTTATGCTGAGTCAGCGTCGCGCCATCAGGGAGACTGACATTTACGGAAAGTCGGCAGACAAGTTCCTCTCGCTCATCCCTGAGTGCTGTCGGCTGGATGCGACGCCCTCTGCAGAGCGAGACGAGGACAATGCATTCTGGGGCAAAG TGCTGAACAGCCCAACTACAGAGTCTCCTGCCCCGCCAAGACCCAGCACCCCGTCCCGCTTAGCCTTCTTCATCCGCCAAcagagcagtggaggaggaTCAGGAGGAGGTGGTCCCTCTACGCCCACCAGCATGGAGCCGCTGCAGTCGGGTCCTGCCAGCTCTCACCCTTTGTCCCCAGAAAGCCCGATGCaccagctgcagacacacaccgaGTGTCTGGACTGGGACTCGGGTTACCTGGAGTACCTCAGAGACGCTCGACGAGGCATCGAGCTCTGCTCCTGGGCCTGCAGAGACTGGTCAGCACCCTATGATGGAGAAAACCCCTCCTCAATCACagcccctccacccccacctccccctaCCTCCAATCCCTCCATGGCCATGTTGCCTGAGCACTTCTCTTTTCATCAGGGAGGAAGCAGTAACACCCCTCcggtccagcagagggcagccaTTGTGGCTGCTGCACGGTCAGAGTGGAGCAGCTCGGAGCGGGACAGCGGAGAGTGGGACATTACGATCGGCAAAAACAGCTGCATCAGCCTCACGCCTCGCTCCAAGAAACGCAGCCTGCAGAGGGAGGAGCTCTTGCCGAAACCAGTACCTCCTCTCGTCCCGTCTTCCTCGTCTTCAGCCGCCCCTCTAACAAGTTCCCACGGCGCCTCGTCCCCAGCTCCTCACCTTCCCACCTCAGCCATCACTGTTAGCTACCAGGCCATGTATAACGGAACAATGGGACAGGGGGACGGATGCTCAGACAGTCGTGACCGAGGTCTGGaggtaaagaaagtgaagagagATTTAGGGGAGCAGCAGTATTTGGATGAAAATTCAAATCAAAACGGATCCCTCGTCACACGTCCCTCACAAAGCCACAGCAGTCTCCCCCAATCCATTTTCAACAGCAGTGACATCAGTGATGCAAAATCCCTGTGCCCTAAACAGATTCCCTCACAGAGCTCAATCTCCCAACAGACGTCTGACACCAAACTGCTGACCAGCGACACATCAAACCCGCACAGCGTCACCTCAGATCTTCCAGAAGCCAACCAGACACAGCAGTCTGTCGAGAGCCTCATCGAGGAGCTGCTAGAGCAGGCGCCGGGGGACCCCCAGGTCCCCGCAGACACCAATGGTCAGGGCATCAGCATCGAAGCCTTCACGCAGGAACtgagggagctggaggacaGGGTGAAGGAACGCTGCAGAACAGCCTGTCTGCAGGAGGGAGCAAACAGAGAGTCCCTGACAGCTGAGcggcaggaggaggaacagcAGCCGCCCTCGGCCCTGGAGCCAAAGCTGATCAGCGACACAAAAGCAGAAGGGAACGTGGTGGGCCTCTGTAGTCCTGCCAGACCACTAAACCAGCCGGCCTCGCAGCCATACACAG GTCCATTTATGGTGGTTCTGTTTGCCAAGCTGGAGAACATGCTCCAAAACTCACTGTATGTCAACATCCTGCTCACCGGCATCGTGGCCCAGCTGGCCTGCTACCCTCAGCCCCTCCTGAGGTCCTTCCTGCTCAACACCAACATGGTCTTCCAGCCCAGTGTCAAGTCACTGATCCAG GTTCTCGGTTCTGTGAAGAATCGCATCGAGGCGTTCGCAGCCTCCCATGAGGACTTCCCTGCCATGCTGAAGAAAGCCCAGCAGTACCTCGTGGCCCGAGGCAAAGTGGACTGGACCGACTCGCCTGCAGCTGTTCCCCCCCTGCGGCGCTCGGATTCATTAG tGAAGAGTCGTAAGCCATCTCTCGGAGACCTGATCCTTCGTCACACCAACAGCCCGACTCGGGCCCGGCACGCCGCTCAGCTGGCCCTAGCACACGTACGGGACGGCGGCCAATCACTGACCAGCGCGCTGTTCCGGGGCAGCGGGGGGGCATCTGGCCTGGAGAAGCAAGCCGAGGCACTGCGAGTGAAGAACGCCGTCTACTGTGCCGTCATCTTCTGCGAGTTCCTCAAGGAGCTGGCTGCCCTGGCTCAAGAGCACGCCGTCACCCTGCCCTTCCCCCAGAgtcaggaggcagaggagtag